AACGAAGAGGACTTAAAAGTTATTTTAAATGACGTTGAAAACACATTAAAAGGAGCGATGACAATATGAACTTAAGAGAGAAGTATAATATCCCTAAAAATGCAGTTATCACTGTGGCAGGAACTGTCGGTGTAGGTAAATCTACAATTACGAATGCATTAGCTAATGCTCTTCAATTTCGTACGTCGCTCGAGAAAGTTGATTCTAATCCTTATTTAGATAAATTTTACTCCGATTTTAGTCGCTGGAGTTTCCACTTGCAAATTTACTTTTTAGCAGAACGCTTTAAGGAACAAAAAAGAATCTTTGAATATGGTGGCGGTTTTATTCAAGATCGCTCTATCTATGAAGATACAGGTATCTTTGCGAAGATGCATTATGACAAAGGCACAATGACTAATGTTGATTATGAAACATATCGTAGTTTATTTGAGGCGATGGTTATGACACCTTACTTCCCTCATCCTGATGTTCTAATTTATTTAGAAGGATCACTTGAAGATATCTTAGATAGAATTAAGCTAAGAGGTCGTCCAATGGAACAGCAAACACCAATTGAGTATTGGCAAGAAATG
This genomic interval from Lottiidibacillus patelloidae contains the following:
- a CDS encoding deoxynucleoside kinase; the protein is MNLREKYNIPKNAVITVAGTVGVGKSTITNALANALQFRTSLEKVDSNPYLDKFYSDFSRWSFHLQIYFLAERFKEQKRIFEYGGGFIQDRSIYEDTGIFAKMHYDKGTMTNVDYETYRSLFEAMVMTPYFPHPDVLIYLEGSLEDILDRIKLRGRPMEQQTPIEYWQEMHKRYEDWINAFTFCPVLRININEYDLIADESSIENVIEKVATKMNRKVPVR